One Vespa crabro chromosome 9, iyVesCrab1.2, whole genome shotgun sequence genomic region harbors:
- the LOC124426622 gene encoding uncharacterized protein LOC124426622: MVAEAYYVRNPYPVPDVSREGCWTAGGPVLGDKVLRNYKDWDLKLTPYERLFAHHTLNSIRKDCRLIRPKVPNDSLDLALNSIYVHSKDTLVPKMYTIMQPETLGRETWRVLKNEIKIVPKKPILPVEQTRKVIITKNIFESSTKERILGESLKCYRGPVTQDRIHPSSVKLAMEGPHTDQSNPGYSRKIDGTFYNI, translated from the exons ATGGTGGCCGAAGCGTATTACGTACGGAATCCTTATCCCGTACCGGATGTCTCTCGAGAGGGTTGTTGGACGGCCGGTGGACCTGTGTTAGGTGATAAAGTCTTACGTAACTACAAGGACTGGGATTTGAAATTGACTCCTTACGAACGCCTCTTCGCTCATCATACCTTGAATAGCATAAGAAAAGATTGCCGATTGATCAGACCAAAG GTACCAAATGATTCTTTGGACTTGGCATTGAATAGTATTTACGTTCATAGCAAGGACACGTTAGTTCCAAAGATGTATACAATCATGCAACCAGAAACTCTAGGACGAGAGACTTGGCGAGTTCTCAAGAATGAGATAAAG ATCGTACCTAAGAAGCCAATATTACCGGTTGAACAGACGAGAAAGGTAATCAtaactaaaaatatattcgagtCCTCGACGAAGGAAAGGATTTTGGGTGAATCATTAAAGTGTTATCGCGGACCGGTCACTCAGGATAGGATACATCCTAGCAGTGTGAAATTAGCTATGGAGGGTCCTCACACGGATCAATCGAATCCTGGCTACAGTCGTAAAATTGACGGaactttttacaatatttaa